The Leucobacter chromiiresistens genome has a window encoding:
- a CDS encoding phospho-sugar mutase translates to MAETGMGSPRRARASDASQHAQAEEAPTSAELEAILAEAAAWADADIDAGTRAEARALIERASAGDAAAVSELRSAFGGRLAFGTAGLRGRLGAGPKRMNRVVVSQTSAGFAAYLWEEAKRRGAADAPSVVIGYDGRVGSAVFARDTAEVMSGAGISTYLLPESGPTPLTAFAVRHLDVSAGVMITASHNPPRDNGYKVYLGDADAGSQIAPPTDTAIAAHIERAAAAPVGELPRAHGYSVLGSGVADAYVAETSAAVLAGLPQRPDAPGVALGSDTDLRVVYTAMHGVGAELAQRVFLSCGLPRVTPVREQLLPDGRFPTVDFPNPEEPGALDLAYRTARAASADLIVAHDPDADRLALAAPHPAEASGYRRLTGNELGLLLGWRAAERAVAEARQREVAVRGALACTIVSSPALRAVADAYGLDYAETLSGFKWVSRVPELVFGFEEALGYLIHPAVVRDKDGISASADAIAMVRELAAEGRTIWDRLDAASERFGHFASGQVTLRLPSMAAASALAARVRRDPPRELGGARVADARDLLVPGAAEVPADVLRYDLADGSRVMIRPSGTEPKLKVYLDTFSDAGAAAERRAGAERALGDLERSVRAYLEGLQAEAASA, encoded by the coding sequence ATGGCTGAGACCGGGATGGGATCGCCGCGGAGAGCGCGGGCGTCGGATGCGTCGCAGCACGCGCAGGCCGAGGAGGCGCCGACGAGCGCGGAGCTGGAGGCGATCCTCGCCGAGGCGGCGGCGTGGGCGGATGCCGACATCGACGCGGGCACGCGTGCCGAGGCGCGAGCGCTGATCGAGCGCGCGTCCGCCGGCGACGCGGCCGCCGTCTCCGAGCTCCGCTCCGCGTTCGGCGGCCGCCTGGCGTTCGGCACGGCAGGGCTCCGCGGGCGCCTCGGCGCGGGCCCGAAGCGCATGAACCGGGTCGTCGTCTCCCAGACCTCCGCCGGGTTCGCGGCCTACCTGTGGGAGGAGGCGAAGCGGCGGGGCGCCGCCGACGCCCCGTCCGTGGTGATCGGGTACGACGGCCGGGTCGGCTCCGCGGTGTTCGCCCGCGACACGGCCGAGGTGATGAGCGGCGCGGGCATCTCGACGTACCTGCTGCCCGAGTCGGGCCCCACGCCGCTCACGGCGTTCGCGGTGCGCCACCTCGACGTGTCGGCCGGCGTGATGATCACGGCGAGCCACAATCCCCCGCGAGACAACGGCTACAAGGTCTATCTCGGCGACGCCGACGCCGGATCGCAGATCGCGCCGCCCACCGACACCGCGATCGCCGCCCACATCGAGCGCGCTGCAGCCGCCCCGGTGGGCGAGCTGCCGCGGGCGCACGGGTACTCGGTGCTGGGTTCCGGCGTCGCAGACGCCTACGTGGCCGAGACGTCGGCCGCCGTGCTCGCGGGCCTGCCCCAGCGCCCCGACGCACCGGGGGTGGCCCTCGGCTCCGACACCGATCTCCGCGTGGTCTACACCGCGATGCACGGCGTGGGCGCCGAGCTCGCGCAGCGCGTCTTCCTCTCCTGCGGCCTGCCGCGGGTGACGCCCGTGCGCGAGCAACTCCTGCCCGACGGCCGCTTCCCGACCGTCGACTTCCCGAACCCCGAGGAGCCCGGCGCGCTCGACCTCGCCTACCGCACCGCGCGCGCGGCGAGCGCCGACCTCATCGTCGCCCACGACCCCGATGCGGATCGCCTCGCCCTCGCGGCCCCGCACCCGGCCGAGGCCTCCGGATACCGTCGCCTGACCGGCAACGAGCTGGGCCTGCTGCTCGGGTGGCGCGCCGCCGAGCGGGCGGTCGCGGAGGCGCGGCAGCGCGAGGTCGCGGTGCGCGGCGCACTCGCCTGCACCATCGTCTCGTCGCCCGCCCTGCGCGCGGTCGCGGACGCCTACGGGCTCGACTACGCCGAGACGCTGTCGGGGTTCAAGTGGGTGTCGCGCGTGCCCGAGCTCGTCTTCGGGTTCGAGGAGGCGCTCGGCTACCTGATCCACCCCGCGGTCGTGCGCGACAAGGACGGAATCTCGGCGAGCGCCGATGCGATCGCGATGGTGCGCGAGCTCGCCGCGGAGGGGCGCACGATCTGGGACCGCCTGGACGCGGCGAGTGAGCGGTTCGGCCACTTCGCGAGCGGTCAGGTGACGCTGCGGCTCCCGTCGATGGCCGCCGCATCCGCGCTCGCGGCCCGGGTGCGCCGCGATCCGCCCCGCGAGCTCGGCGGCGCCCGGGTCGCCGACGCGCGCGATCTGCTCGTGCCCGGCGCCGCGGAGGTGCCCGCCGACGTGCTGCGCTACGACCTCGCGGACGGATCGCGCGTCATGATCCGCCCGAGCGGCACGGAGCCGAAGCTGAAGGTCTACCTCGACACGTTCAGCGATGCGGGCGCCGCGGCGGAGCGGCGAGCCGGCGCAGAGCGCGCACTGGGCGATCTGGAGCGCTCGGTGCGGGCGTACCTGGAGGGGCTGCAGGCGGAAGCGGCATCGGCGTGA
- a CDS encoding helix-turn-helix domain-containing protein, which translates to MSADDALELGRRVAALREVRGMSLRALAAGAGVSSSFLSQLENARTNASVASLRKIAIALGVSPAQLLDDKLAHTRGVLRAADRPTLPLEGADKYVLSLPPLRNLEVYAGHFAPGGSTGADFYTHGQSQEMLVVTAGEIVLELGDDRYTLRADDSIEFLSSVPHRVVNESSAPASVIWINSPPTPVEDAHTT; encoded by the coding sequence ATGTCGGCAGATGACGCGCTCGAGCTCGGGCGACGAGTGGCGGCGCTGCGCGAGGTGCGCGGCATGAGCCTGCGCGCGCTCGCCGCAGGCGCCGGAGTCAGCTCCAGCTTCCTGAGCCAGCTCGAGAACGCCCGCACGAACGCGAGCGTCGCCTCGCTGCGCAAGATCGCCATCGCGCTCGGAGTGTCGCCGGCGCAGCTGCTCGACGACAAGCTCGCCCACACCCGCGGCGTGCTGCGCGCCGCCGACCGGCCGACGCTGCCCCTCGAAGGCGCCGACAAGTACGTGCTCTCGCTGCCGCCGCTGCGCAACCTCGAGGTCTACGCCGGCCACTTCGCGCCCGGCGGCTCGACCGGGGCCGACTTCTACACGCACGGTCAGTCGCAGGAGATGCTCGTCGTGACGGCCGGCGAGATCGTGCTCGAACTCGGCGACGACCGGTACACGCTGCGCGCCGACGACTCGATCGAGTTCCTGAGCTCGGTGCCCCACCGCGTCGTCAACGAATCGAGCGCCCCGGCGAGCGTGATCTGGATCAACAGCCCGCCCACGCCGGTGGAGGACGCGCACACGACCTGA
- a CDS encoding ABC transporter permease: MTTTNLPVVRAANTSRRAPARALLLLLPAYALLLGVFAYPVFESMWRSVSEPELGFGNYTWALQNPQNLEILGRTFGNAFLATVICLLLAYPYAFLMTVVGPRARAALVVISLIPFWTSLMIRTFAWIVLLQDSGVVNTFFEFLGIGPFQLLRSNTGVLIGLSQVLMPFMVLPLYAVMSGIDGRLVTAARSLGARPSVAFLRVFLPLSIPGIAAGSLMVFIQSLGFYVTPALLGSPSDSMLAQAIYAQVSSLLEWGRGGALGVILLVATFLLLAVVGLIVRSARRKGLAVEVF; encoded by the coding sequence GTGACCACCACGAACCTCCCCGTGGTGCGCGCCGCGAACACCTCGCGGCGCGCACCCGCCCGGGCGCTGCTGCTCCTGCTCCCCGCCTACGCGCTGCTCCTCGGCGTGTTCGCGTACCCGGTGTTCGAGAGCATGTGGCGCAGCGTCAGCGAACCCGAGCTCGGCTTCGGCAACTACACCTGGGCGCTGCAGAACCCGCAGAATCTCGAGATCCTCGGCCGCACCTTCGGCAACGCGTTCCTCGCGACCGTCATCTGCCTGCTGCTCGCCTACCCGTACGCGTTCCTCATGACCGTGGTCGGGCCCCGGGCGCGCGCCGCGCTCGTGGTGATCTCGCTGATCCCGTTCTGGACCTCGCTGATGATCCGCACCTTCGCCTGGATCGTGCTGCTGCAGGATTCCGGCGTCGTGAACACGTTCTTCGAGTTCCTCGGCATCGGGCCCTTCCAGCTGCTGCGCAGCAACACGGGCGTGCTCATCGGCCTGAGCCAGGTGCTCATGCCGTTCATGGTGCTGCCGCTCTACGCCGTGATGAGCGGCATCGACGGCCGGCTCGTCACCGCGGCCCGCTCGCTCGGCGCGCGCCCGTCGGTCGCGTTCCTGCGGGTCTTCCTGCCCCTCTCGATCCCGGGCATCGCGGCGGGCTCGCTGATGGTGTTCATCCAGTCGCTCGGCTTCTACGTCACCCCGGCGCTGCTCGGGTCGCCGTCGGACAGCATGCTCGCGCAGGCGATCTACGCGCAGGTGAGCAGTCTGCTCGAATGGGGCCGCGGCGGAGCGCTCGGCGTGATCCTGCTCGTCGCGACGTTTTTGCTGCTCGCCGTCGTCGGTCTCATCGTGAGATCGGCGCGCCGCAAGGGCCTCGCCGTGGAGGTGTTCTGA
- a CDS encoding ABC transporter permease, whose protein sequence is MIKIHPVTRVVLWAFSVLVAFWLIAPTLVVIPLSFTGKASFAFPPETWSLQWYESFFSNRAWTSALTNSLLVGLLVALLATVLGLLAALGLRALTSKRMSTTLRIGLLAPMVVPGIVVAIGIYAVFLKLGLVGTVIGFVLAHTVLALPFTVIAITAGFAGFDDRLELAALSLGASRLKTFLTVTLPNIVPGIVSGALFAFVTSFDEVVLSLFIKSPYLNTLPVLMYASVTRDTDPTLAAAATVILVFTTVLVIGALVLTGRKNRARRA, encoded by the coding sequence ATGATCAAGATCCATCCCGTCACGCGTGTGGTGCTGTGGGCCTTCAGTGTGCTGGTGGCGTTCTGGCTCATCGCGCCCACCCTCGTGGTGATCCCGCTGAGCTTCACCGGCAAGGCGTCGTTCGCGTTTCCGCCCGAGACGTGGTCGCTGCAGTGGTACGAGTCGTTCTTCTCGAACCGGGCGTGGACGTCGGCGCTCACCAACTCGCTGCTCGTCGGCCTGCTCGTCGCCCTGCTCGCGACGGTGCTCGGGCTCCTCGCGGCCCTCGGGCTGCGGGCGCTCACGAGCAAGCGGATGTCGACCACGCTGCGCATCGGCCTGCTCGCCCCGATGGTGGTGCCGGGCATCGTGGTGGCGATCGGCATCTACGCGGTCTTCTTGAAGCTCGGCCTCGTCGGCACGGTGATCGGCTTCGTGCTCGCGCACACCGTGCTCGCGCTGCCGTTCACGGTGATCGCGATCACCGCGGGGTTCGCGGGCTTCGACGACCGGCTCGAGCTCGCCGCGCTCAGCCTCGGGGCGAGCCGACTGAAGACGTTCCTCACGGTGACGCTGCCGAACATCGTGCCCGGCATCGTGTCGGGGGCGCTCTTCGCGTTCGTCACCTCGTTCGACGAGGTCGTGCTCTCCCTCTTCATCAAGAGCCCCTACCTGAACACCCTCCCAGTGCTCATGTACGCGAGTGTCACTCGCGATACCGACCCGACGCTCGCCGCAGCCGCGACCGTCATTCTCGTGTTCACCACCGTGCTCGTGATCGGCGCGCTGGTGCTGACCGGAAGGAAAAACCGTGCCCGACGAGCGTAA
- a CDS encoding MFS transporter, with protein sequence MSATTSPPSTQPRNSRSRVILASLVGTTIEFYDFYVYATAAVLVFPHLFFPSDNETTALLASFATFGAAMLARPVGAIFFGHLGDRLGRKTTLVASLLTMGIATFAIGLLPTHSQIGVWAAVLLLIMRLAQGFALGGEWSGAALVATENAPAGKRAWYGTFPQLGAPIGFIIANMLFYLINHLLADPATPGQPSAAFLEWGWRIPFLFSAVMVIVGLWVRLKLVESHAFEQAKQSGGVKRMPIAEAFKFHWKGLILGTFAMLATYVLFYLMTSYTLTYGTRPTDADVSGAGYTYNAFILMLVFGVVFFGIFTLVSGPLADRFGRRKTLLVVTGAIVLFGLLFVPLLGGGSTPMVMFFLALGFTLMGLTFGPMGAFLPEMFPTNVRYTGSAVAYNVSSILGAALAPIVAVWLWGLADGSPLLVGLYLSGAGLITFVALLLTKETKHVDIDA encoded by the coding sequence GTGTCAGCCACCACCTCCCCTCCGTCGACCCAGCCCCGCAATTCGCGCTCGCGCGTGATTCTCGCGAGCCTCGTGGGCACGACCATCGAGTTCTACGACTTCTACGTCTACGCCACCGCGGCGGTGCTCGTCTTCCCGCACCTCTTCTTCCCGTCCGACAACGAGACGACGGCGCTGCTCGCCTCGTTCGCGACCTTCGGCGCGGCGATGCTCGCCCGCCCGGTCGGCGCGATCTTCTTCGGCCACCTCGGCGACCGTCTCGGCCGGAAGACCACGCTCGTCGCCTCGCTGCTCACGATGGGCATCGCGACGTTCGCGATCGGGCTCCTGCCGACGCACTCGCAGATCGGCGTCTGGGCTGCGGTGCTGCTGCTCATCATGCGCCTCGCTCAGGGCTTCGCGCTCGGCGGCGAGTGGTCGGGTGCGGCGCTCGTCGCGACCGAGAACGCGCCGGCGGGCAAGCGCGCCTGGTACGGCACGTTCCCGCAGCTCGGCGCCCCCATCGGCTTCATCATCGCCAACATGCTCTTCTACCTGATCAACCATCTGCTCGCCGACCCGGCGACCCCCGGGCAGCCCTCGGCGGCGTTCCTCGAGTGGGGCTGGCGCATCCCGTTCCTCTTCTCGGCCGTGATGGTCATCGTCGGCCTCTGGGTGCGCCTCAAGCTCGTCGAGTCGCACGCGTTCGAGCAGGCGAAGCAGTCGGGCGGCGTGAAGCGCATGCCGATCGCGGAGGCCTTCAAGTTCCACTGGAAGGGCCTCATCCTCGGCACGTTCGCGATGCTCGCCACCTACGTGCTGTTCTACCTGATGACGTCGTACACGCTGACGTACGGCACGCGGCCGACCGACGCCGACGTTTCGGGCGCGGGCTACACCTACAACGCGTTCATCCTGATGCTGGTGTTCGGCGTCGTGTTCTTCGGCATCTTCACGCTCGTCTCGGGGCCGCTGGCCGACCGCTTCGGCCGCCGCAAGACGCTGCTCGTGGTGACCGGCGCGATCGTGCTGTTCGGCCTGCTGTTCGTACCGCTGCTCGGCGGCGGCAGCACGCCGATGGTCATGTTCTTCCTCGCGCTCGGCTTCACCCTGATGGGGCTGACGTTCGGCCCGATGGGCGCGTTCCTCCCCGAGATGTTCCCCACGAACGTGCGCTACACCGGTTCGGCGGTCGCGTACAACGTGTCGTCGATCCTCGGTGCGGCGCTCGCCCCGATCGTGGCCGTCTGGCTGTGGGGTCTCGCCGACGGCAGCCCGCTGCTCGTCGGCCTGTACCTCTCGGGCGCGGGTCTCATCACGTTCGTGGCGCTGCTGCTCACGAAGGAGACGAAGCACGTCGACATCGACGCCTGA
- a CDS encoding ADP-dependent NAD(P)H-hydrate dehydratase, translating to MTERWAELDAAATLRRPGPGDDKYRRGVLGVRTGAAHYPGAAVLGVSAAWRTGVGMLRYVPPVDDAAPPFGLPTPAAAVLAVRPETVLGPSTGRPCDAWVVGSGTDAATRSAAELRDLRALLAGDAPIVIDAGALDLVAAGDGRTAPVVLTPHAGEFERLWRSARLGDLPDDWDAHGTEPAPRARAAARLAEALDATVLLKGSVTVCASAAGWSRLVGPATPWLATAGTGDVLAGLLGALVAGRAAELRDEPELLGRLGATAALLHDHAARCASGDAEADGSGRPIAAADVAAAIPRAFADLAAQRS from the coding sequence GTGACCGAGCGCTGGGCGGAGCTCGACGCCGCGGCGACGCTGCGACGGCCCGGCCCGGGCGACGACAAGTACCGGCGGGGCGTGCTCGGGGTGCGCACCGGCGCGGCGCACTACCCCGGCGCGGCGGTGCTCGGGGTGAGCGCCGCCTGGCGCACCGGAGTCGGCATGCTGCGCTACGTGCCGCCCGTCGACGACGCCGCTCCCCCGTTCGGGCTCCCGACGCCCGCCGCCGCGGTGCTCGCCGTGCGGCCGGAGACGGTGCTCGGCCCGTCGACCGGGCGACCGTGCGATGCCTGGGTCGTCGGATCGGGCACCGACGCGGCGACGCGCTCCGCGGCGGAGTTGCGCGACCTGCGCGCCCTGCTCGCGGGCGACGCCCCGATCGTGATCGATGCGGGTGCGCTCGACCTCGTGGCCGCAGGAGACGGCCGCACCGCCCCCGTGGTGCTCACCCCCCACGCGGGCGAGTTCGAGCGCCTCTGGCGATCCGCCCGGCTCGGCGACCTCCCCGACGACTGGGACGCGCACGGAACGGAGCCCGCCCCCCGCGCCCGCGCCGCCGCACGGCTCGCCGAAGCGCTCGACGCGACGGTGCTGCTGAAGGGCTCGGTCACGGTGTGCGCGTCGGCTGCGGGCTGGTCGCGGCTCGTCGGCCCGGCGACGCCGTGGCTCGCGACCGCGGGCACGGGCGACGTGCTGGCGGGCTTGCTCGGAGCGCTCGTCGCGGGGCGGGCCGCGGAGCTCCGCGACGAGCCCGAGCTGCTGGGCCGCCTCGGCGCGACCGCCGCGCTGCTGCACGACCACGCGGCCCGCTGCGCCTCGGGAGACGCGGAGGCCGACGGGTCGGGCCGGCCGATCGCGGCCGCCGACGTCGCCGCCGCGATCCCCCGCGCGTTCGCGGATCTCGCCGCGCAGCGCAGCTGA
- a CDS encoding flavin monoamine oxidase family protein, which translates to MNVVVIGAGLAGLTAAWELEKAGHRCTVLEAKDRVGGRTWSARLGNGEITERGGEYIFPTEFAIRRLAAEVGVPILSHNVRYGRRTVNGRVITFAELGATVALVANTLRDMIADGETRVPLERAFAEALGPDYRLDPVYRRTTTSAAADPNLISAEAVLLRDESTFSGYVEDGGRLVGGNQSLSIEIARRMGDRVRLEHPITGVDQTAEGVQVTLADGARIDADAAVLAVPLPVLRDLELGFSLPDDQQRALDHRFMAVAAKLGVPFSRVDDDIALQNAEHTWWSWRSLSVDGEHRIKALSSFAGGPFALDALDVASGPASWVRELRRMRPELEIEGDVLLTTWADDPFTRGSYTAAGLDWDPADVPAFDRSAGRVAIAGEHTGLAQSLSGAVASGYRAAAALRRQFEA; encoded by the coding sequence ATGAACGTCGTCGTCATCGGAGCCGGTCTCGCGGGCCTCACGGCCGCATGGGAGCTCGAGAAGGCCGGTCATCGGTGCACGGTGCTCGAGGCGAAGGATCGCGTCGGCGGTCGCACGTGGTCCGCGCGTCTCGGCAACGGGGAGATCACGGAGCGCGGCGGCGAGTACATCTTCCCCACGGAGTTCGCCATCAGGCGCCTGGCCGCAGAGGTGGGCGTGCCGATCCTCTCGCACAACGTGCGCTACGGGCGCCGCACCGTGAACGGCCGCGTGATCACGTTCGCCGAGCTCGGCGCGACGGTCGCCCTGGTGGCGAACACGCTGCGCGACATGATCGCCGACGGGGAGACGCGGGTGCCGCTGGAGCGCGCCTTCGCCGAGGCCCTCGGCCCCGACTACCGCCTCGACCCGGTCTACCGGCGCACGACCACGTCGGCGGCGGCCGACCCGAACCTCATCAGCGCCGAGGCCGTGCTGCTGCGCGACGAGTCGACGTTCAGCGGCTACGTCGAAGACGGCGGCCGCCTCGTCGGCGGCAACCAGAGCCTGTCGATCGAGATCGCGCGCCGCATGGGCGACCGGGTGCGCCTCGAGCATCCCATCACCGGGGTCGACCAGACCGCCGAGGGCGTGCAGGTGACGCTCGCCGACGGCGCACGCATCGACGCGGATGCGGCGGTGCTCGCGGTGCCGCTGCCGGTGCTGCGCGATCTCGAGCTCGGGTTTTCGCTGCCCGACGATCAGCAGCGCGCCCTCGACCACCGCTTCATGGCCGTCGCCGCGAAGCTCGGCGTGCCGTTCTCGCGCGTCGACGACGACATCGCGCTGCAGAACGCCGAGCACACGTGGTGGTCGTGGCGATCGCTGTCGGTCGACGGGGAGCACCGCATCAAGGCCCTGTCATCGTTCGCGGGCGGTCCGTTCGCGCTCGACGCGCTCGATGTGGCCTCGGGCCCGGCGAGCTGGGTGCGGGAGCTGCGGCGCATGCGCCCCGAACTCGAGATCGAGGGCGACGTGCTGCTCACCACCTGGGCCGACGACCCCTTCACCCGCGGGTCGTACACGGCGGCCGGCCTCGACTGGGATCCGGCCGACGTGCCGGCGTTCGACCGCTCGGCGGGGCGCGTCGCCATCGCGGGCGAGCACACCGGCCTGGCGCAGTCGCTCTCGGGCGCGGTGGCCTCCGGGTACCGAGCCGCCGCCGCGCTGCGTCGGCAGTTCGAGGCGTGA
- a CDS encoding thymidine phosphorylase, giving the protein MEQQRAVEPHDVVDLITAKRHGRPLAPDEIAWLIDAFTRGVVAPEQMSALLMAIVIRGMDRDEIRAMTEAMIASGERMDFTELGRPAIDKHSTGGVGDKITLPLVPLLASLGVAVPQLSGRGLGHTGGTLDKLESIPGWRASLTNDEMIAMLTDIGGVICAAGSGLAPADRKMYALRDVTGTVAAVPLIASSIMSKKIAEGANGLVLDVKFGSGAFLPEVDDARELATTMVRLGADSGLRTVALLTDMDAPLGRAVGNANEVREAVEVLAGGGPADVVELTLALAREMLALAGMPHVDPAPALRDGRAMDAWRRLIAAQGGDPLAALPEAGEREIVRAEADGTVQRVDARSVGVGAWRLGAGRARPGDPVDHAAGVEVLVRPGDRVRAGDALFVAACDNAGRMARGLEALRGAVELGAGAPAARPLVAGRITADM; this is encoded by the coding sequence ATGGAGCAGCAGCGCGCGGTGGAGCCGCACGACGTCGTCGACCTCATCACCGCGAAACGGCACGGGAGGCCGCTCGCCCCTGACGAGATCGCGTGGCTCATCGACGCGTTCACGCGGGGAGTCGTCGCCCCGGAGCAGATGAGCGCGCTGCTCATGGCCATCGTGATCCGCGGCATGGATCGCGACGAGATCCGCGCGATGACGGAGGCCATGATCGCGAGCGGTGAGCGGATGGACTTCACCGAGCTCGGCCGCCCGGCGATCGACAAGCACTCGACGGGCGGCGTCGGCGACAAGATCACCCTTCCGCTGGTGCCGCTGCTGGCGTCGCTGGGCGTCGCCGTGCCGCAGCTCTCGGGGCGCGGCCTCGGGCACACGGGCGGCACGCTCGACAAGCTCGAATCGATTCCGGGGTGGCGGGCGTCGCTCACGAATGACGAGATGATCGCGATGCTCACCGACATCGGCGGGGTGATCTGCGCGGCGGGCTCGGGCCTCGCTCCGGCGGATCGCAAGATGTACGCCCTCCGCGACGTGACGGGCACGGTCGCCGCCGTGCCGCTCATCGCCTCCTCGATCATGAGCAAGAAGATCGCAGAGGGCGCGAACGGCCTGGTGCTCGACGTGAAGTTCGGCTCGGGCGCCTTCCTCCCCGAGGTGGATGACGCCCGCGAGCTCGCGACGACGATGGTGCGACTCGGGGCGGACTCGGGTCTGCGCACGGTCGCGCTGCTCACCGACATGGATGCGCCCCTGGGGCGCGCCGTCGGCAACGCGAACGAGGTGCGCGAAGCGGTGGAGGTGCTCGCCGGCGGCGGCCCGGCCGACGTCGTCGAGCTCACCCTCGCGCTGGCGCGGGAGATGCTCGCGCTGGCCGGGATGCCGCACGTCGACCCGGCTCCGGCGCTGCGCGACGGGCGAGCCATGGATGCGTGGCGGCGGCTCATCGCGGCGCAGGGCGGCGATCCGCTCGCGGCGCTCCCCGAGGCGGGGGAGCGCGAGATCGTACGAGCCGAGGCCGACGGCACGGTGCAGCGGGTCGACGCGCGATCCGTCGGCGTCGGAGCGTGGCGGCTCGGCGCGGGCCGCGCCAGGCCGGGGGATCCCGTCGATCACGCCGCGGGCGTCGAGGTGCTCGTGCGGCCGGGCGACCGGGTGCGCGCGGGCGACGCCCTCTTCGTGGCGGCCTGCGACAACGCGGGGCGCATGGCGCGGGGGCTCGAGGCGCTGCGCGGCGCCGTGGAGCTGGGAGCCGGCGCGCCCGCCGCCCGGCCGCTCGTGGCGGGCCGCATCACCGCCGACATGTGA
- a CDS encoding ABC transporter substrate-binding protein — MNTRTARTLTSGLALLGAAALLAGCSAPGPAADIDLGSGPAEVGTVKEGALDGMNLTFVSWGGVFQEGQMEAVGRPFAEESGANVLEDGPTEYAKVKAQVDNNAVTWDVVDTDIIWAQKQCGEEGLLMDIDTSIVDTSHVPEGLVGDCYVPAMQYGYVILYNADTYATPPTGWKDFFDTEKFPGKRAIAGFEDVGPGVYEGALLADGVAADELYPLDMDRAYERIDTIRDDLIYWKTGAESQQMIESGEADMALVWSGRGYAAVANGANYQPIWNESLQIVEALGVPKGAANPDAAMAFINYYLGKEQQEKLTELTSYSPVHDEAAPELDELGKEFLVTDPAIADQMVATDAQWWAENYDSELERWTAWLQG; from the coding sequence ATGAACACACGAACCGCCCGCACACTGACGTCGGGCCTGGCGCTTCTGGGAGCGGCGGCGCTGCTCGCCGGCTGCTCGGCTCCCGGGCCGGCCGCCGACATCGACCTCGGCAGCGGCCCCGCCGAGGTCGGCACCGTGAAGGAGGGCGCCCTCGACGGGATGAACCTCACCTTCGTCTCCTGGGGCGGCGTGTTCCAGGAGGGGCAGATGGAGGCCGTCGGTCGCCCGTTCGCCGAGGAGTCGGGCGCCAACGTGCTCGAGGACGGCCCCACGGAGTACGCGAAGGTGAAGGCCCAGGTCGACAACAACGCCGTCACCTGGGACGTCGTCGACACCGACATCATCTGGGCGCAGAAGCAGTGCGGCGAAGAGGGTCTGCTCATGGACATCGACACGTCGATCGTCGACACGTCGCACGTGCCCGAGGGCCTCGTCGGCGACTGCTACGTGCCCGCCATGCAGTACGGCTACGTGATCCTGTACAACGCCGACACCTACGCGACCCCGCCGACCGGCTGGAAGGACTTCTTCGACACCGAGAAGTTCCCCGGCAAGCGCGCGATCGCGGGCTTCGAAGACGTCGGCCCCGGCGTCTACGAGGGCGCCCTGCTCGCAGACGGCGTGGCCGCCGACGAGCTGTATCCCCTCGACATGGATCGCGCCTACGAGCGCATCGACACCATCCGCGACGACCTCATCTACTGGAAGACGGGCGCCGAGTCGCAGCAGATGATCGAGTCGGGCGAGGCCGACATGGCCCTCGTCTGGTCGGGCCGCGGGTACGCCGCCGTCGCCAACGGCGCCAACTACCAGCCCATCTGGAACGAGTCGCTGCAGATCGTGGAGGCGCTCGGCGTGCCGAAGGGCGCGGCGAACCCCGACGCCGCGATGGCGTTCATCAACTACTACCTGGGCAAGGAGCAGCAGGAGAAGCTCACCGAGCTCACCTCCTACTCGCCGGTGCACGACGAGGCCGCGCCCGAGCTCGACGAACTCGGCAAGGAGTTCCTGGTGACCGACCCGGCGATCGCCGACCAGATGGTCGCGACCGACGCGCAGTGGTGGGCCGAGAACTACGACTCCGAGCTCGAGCGCTGGACGGCGTGGCTGCAGGGATGA